The DNA window ATGCGGATCTTGGCCGAGGCCTCCATGTACGTGACTTTGAGCTGCCGAGCCAGCTGCTGACCCTCATCCTGATTCACCTGAGAAAGAGACACAGGAACATGCAGCCATTAATAGTAACTAGTGTTACTGATCCACTGATAATGCTgctggtgtgtctgtgtgtgtgtctgtgtgtgtgtgtgtgtctgtgtgtgtctgtgtgtgtctgtgtgtgtctgtgtgtgtctgtgtgtgtctgtgtgtgttggtaaTGAACAAGAGCAATTGGAACCATTTGTTATTACTGATCATGGGTAACCCCAACCTTTGCAATAAGACACTGTTATTACAGATGtttgcaatatgcaaatgagtccGCTAACCATCATTATTTTTTACTGTGCTTTGAGCACCAGTGACCAATTACTGGGCAATCTATAACCATATAACCATAACCTAATCTCTGTTAAAACTATTTTGCACAAAcccattttaaccctttaaatccCAAAGCCTGCATATGGGCTAATATTCCTCACCCTCAAAGAACATAcatatgtttttgtttcatagtagctactgaatagtTTCTAATAGTTACAGAAAACATCTGCAGTTCTTGATCATTTacaatagttactgaatagggTGCAGATATTTAATTAGAATAGTTACAGAATACTAGTAGCAGTAACATAATAATatcataaattatatataaacattactgagtaattagcaggtcttaaataattaataactaataatgaaCAAATACTAGCAGTAGcaataatttatagcagttactaaataagCAGtatttcataaataataaataatgtatgttactaaataataagcaataagtgaataaattatagtaattactgaataattaacaatactaaataataagctGTTTGTGAATCATTTAAATTAGCTATCAAATACGTACAAGTTACTTAACAATTAGCAGTCCTTAAATTATTAACagtagtgaataattcataccagttactgaataatttatagtagttactaaataactCACATGCCAAAAAGTTGTCTAAAATGTCTGATTTTTAATGAAGTGGTTTTTACTGTAGTATTAACAGGCAGACAACCATCTCTTACCTAAATTACATGCCTGTatttaagaaaacaaagaacGATTGTATTTTAATCTGTAGATTAAAGCAGATGTCATAAGAAATATACCAGAACATTCCTAAATATAACTGCCAAGTATGTGAACTAAACACTTTAGGTAACAGACATTCATTACTTGCGAGTTCTGATAGCATTAGACATTCTTTCCGCCCCCCTAATCGTAGAATGCATCAATTGAACTGCGATACCAGTATTTTGCTGCTCTTCTTGCTTTCTGAAGAATAGATCCAGTGAGGAACTGCATGACCTGCCCTTCATAAAACTGAAAAGATAATACTTCTTTTTTCAGCATGTCCCATAATTCACACCGACTGCTGGAGGGAGCTCCCCCTGGAGACACTCATCACAGTTGCAGTAGCATGGAGCAGGAGTTATCCACTGAGAATAGCTAACAATAGTGGGCCACCGTCCAGAATCAGTGCTGCTCACAACCTCTCACTACTCTCCACAAGTACAATAGATATATGAAGCACATATGGGCTTAAGATGAAGCTCTCTGTATGAAACAATGCTGTATAAACGACACCATTCGTTCGCAGTTTGGATGAGGAACAACCTCGTTGTAGCTGACCAGGGTTAATAGCTCCAGATGCAAGACTGACAACTGTTGGGGTCTAAACATAGAAACATTTAGAGAGCTCACTGACAGAGATCAATTTAAACAAGGTTCTCTTTTAGAGCGCTCAATAAAGACAAGCGAGGGAGAGATGAGCACAATCAATGCAATTAACTCCTATTCATCTATTTCAGTCCTCTAGGTGGCAGAATAACCTCAAACAAGTGTTTCAGGACTTGCAGACTGCACCCAGTGACCCTTGAATTTCTCTCTGCCTCCTTCATTtctcttcatatatatatatatatatatatatatatatatatatatatatatatatatatatatatatatatatatatatatatattgcagaacTGAGAAACCATATGACATGTAAAGTTGCCTTTATGGGCAGTTCATACACTCTGtgatttgatgtgtgtgtgtgttgaagtcTAGCATTTACAGTTCATATTAAAAGCCTACTTTACCCAATCTGTCTTTCATTAACggaaatcaggtgagctgctagCGGAACTggataaatcatgtaaaatatataaatataactgaTTACTGAATACAAAATGATTAAATGTAGCACTGATcagtcaaaatatgtatttaaaagagAACTACAGTGATTCCTGGAATTCTTTATGGAGGGGCATAGAAATGGTTAAAGGAATAATCATTATATGAAATTATTCGCTAATTTTACTGATATAAGTACATGACAGGTCGATTTTTTTGGACGTCACCACTGGAGTTTTATGGAATGGCAGAAAGCAAACCTTCATAATTTCCAAGTTGCTCATTGACCAAGATGTGACTCTGTGGTCTCCCTAGAACAACAGTTTAGGGGGACCACAAAGTCCCACAAACTGTAAACATCCCGTTCGTTCTCCTTCAACTCATCATACATTTCTAGATATTTAACGTACGCAAGTTCAGATGTTTCGGGTCTGTCTCTTCAAACTCTCCATCTTGAAACTGATTCTTTGTTATGAAACCGACTCTGTGTCTTTAAATGGGTGGGTGAACTTAGCAGAAGTTAGAAGGTCGAAacgcacacaaaaaaaacaaccatgtTATTGCTGGAAAATACTGGTAGGCCATCTGCTTGACTGACAGCTGCTGAGACTAACATCTTGGGTTTTAGTGTATTTTCAGaatataaaacacatatttTGGACCGAACAGGAAGGAATGGAATGTTTGAAGGCATTGATAGCAGAGGAATATCTTAATTACCTAAAGGACTTTTCACAATCATTATGTGAAGTATTGTCAATCAGCTGCCAAGACATGTTCACTGTCcatagtttgtttgtttttgttttgcagccCAACAAGACTAATGTATCTAACATGTAATGGAAGTTTAGGTTGCAGTAATTAGCACTGCGCAAACAGCATTCCTACATCAGTCCAGACTTGCAACACTGTTTACATGACATTTCGTTCACTTCAGTAAATAGCCGCATTATACAGACATTTGTAGTTTGAAATTAATGCTATGTTTTGCTATCAAAAAAAGTTAACTCAATTGTATGAATACTTTAAATTTCACTGTCAAAACTGTCAAGATACAGGCAAGGAAGGACTTCAGAAGCTGCACTGAAGGCCTAACACATCAGAATATCTACCAACACATCTAGAGAAAGTGATATATGTCAAAGAAAACAGTAGATGAGAACCATGTTTTGATTATTCTGCCATCTCTGTGCAGGACACTTTACTGAAGGAATCACTGTAAAACCGTAATATTCATTCACTCCTGCATGAACTGTTAAATATCTTTTTGTAAAAGGTTCCTTggttacatacatacattactaTTGTTCCATCAGGATGCTTGTAGGggtgttttttcttgtttttgaacCGACAGTTGACATTTACAGCCTGAACTAAATGACTATCTAACAGTTAGTCATGGTTtgtcactggacagcagcgcATCATACAGTGTCAGGACCCCTACTTAGCAAGTCTGTTAGGATATTATTTAAGAACGCAGTGTGGTTGTATGATTCAGACAGCCTATGACACCGTGCTAATCGGTAAGCAATAAGCTTCTTACCCGTTACCTGTTCACTACAGTATCCTTCTATGAGGCAGACGCTGGCTTACCTGTCTCTGCTGCTCTAGGTCAGCCTTGTTGCCGACGAGGATCATGGGAAACTCATCCCGGTCCTTCACCCTCAAGATCTGTCTCTGGAATTTGTAGATTTCCTCAAAGCTAAACAGAaataggtaggtggtcattgcATAAAACTCATAACTCTGTCTAAAGtacacaaataacacacacagcaattgaggcatccacacaaacacacacatacaaaaggGGCAGGCAAATGTGTTTCCGGCTATGTTTGGGAGTTCCCCATCCCTATGAACCCCAAAGGAATGCAGCCATGTGACCACATGAATGAAGCCTATTTCTCCAGCTGCAGTCCATCTCTCTCACCCTccttctcattctctcactcttaGCCCACAAATACTATTCAGCAACCAAGACAGCAAGGGGTCACTTGGTTCTCATAATGTTGCAACTTTCCTAAAACACAATCAACACATGGGAGCCAGATTGTGCCTGATTCTATGAGAAACAGATGTtacccaaaataaataaataaaataaattactaCAGAATTGTAGAGAATTTAATAACTGATGTCTGTAACAAGGATATTGTCGCTGCCTATCAAAAACCCTGTATTTTCCCCACCAATTTTCTTCTTTAAATTTTAgacaattacccaacccactcattagtactctcctAACACGAGGAGTGTGAGGACTGAAACATGCctccagccaccacctcttttcaaacgtcactgggcaaccaacacgcTCAAAGGGAAGTaacgggtacccagctctgaagcATCGGATAGCAGACACCCGTGCCaaacagcatcacactgaagtgatgtggggagggagCAAGCCAGCTTACCCACCTGGCTCCAACTGCTTAGTTTgttggaccactcagagccggTATCGCTGTTTTATTGTTTCACATTATGACAATTTAAATTTGGCAGTtggtttttttacattgtttcaaaatgtcatgataaatgaataatagaaatgctccaaatgacctgcaaaaaaaatatatataaggccAAGGACCCTTTTCCCCTCGCCTTTTGCCCGATGGGCATTGCACTGCATCCCCAATCCAGTCTACAAAGTTATCTTTAACATTACTTGTTCGGGCTGAGACTGGCGGAAATGTGGGAGGCCTGGCCACCAGGAGCTCGCCTATGGACACTACCCTCAGGGCTGGCTCCAGGGGGATTGTGTTTGTCAGGATCTTCACCCCAGGCCTTTGAGCCTTGAGAGATCATACCAAGAGCCCCCCGGCGACCTAGCCCTGGAGATCATTAAAATTGTTCAACCCTGATCCAGAAAGAACTACCTGAGGACCAGGATGCCTGTGTTTCTGTGCATAACCTATTGCCAACACGACCCTAAACTGGATCAAGCAGATTAGATGATGAGGAATGAGTGAAAATCTTTGAACACAGACTTTTGAGTTGAGaagggttttgttttttatatcttttattgtgaagttttatttttttttaatgtgctttATTTGCAAATGTCAGCTAATTAGCCGGCTCACAGATGGAAAAGGCAGTGGCATACAATACTACACATGGCAGCAACATGAGTTTAGCCAGTGTACAGAACGACGAAGGCCTGTTCGTCTTATATAAAGGTTTGAGCACTTTGGACaaattacgtttttttttttgtttgtttttttaattgagaaGTCATAAACACCATAACCATAACAGTCATAAACCTTCTTAGCTAATCAGACATAAAACACATTATTTCAAGCAAATCCTAATGCAAagctttctgctgtttttttatagcaataaatgagtaaataaataaataaataaaatggcatACACAGACATTTGTACACCCTACAGAGTgagtacttagtaacacctcctttggcagaaatcacagctgGCTAACACTTTTTGTAACAGCTAAAAGTCTAAGTTCCTGTAGTTGGAATtttcccactcttctttgcagaaggcctctagttcgAAGATATTCTTGGGATATATTGCTCCACAGCTTGTGTTTAAGGTCTAGCCACAAATGTTCTACATTAAATTTTGGTCAGGGTGCTGAGTGCAACCCCAAAAGTTTCAGACTGTCTCTCTTCAGGTAATCTGGAGTGGATTTAGATGATTTGGATCATTATCCATCATCATCCATCCTCTTTTCAGCTTTAGACTTTTCAAAGACTTTTCACAGactgacatttgcatccaggatttgcggGGATTCATTGTAGAATCAATTCTTCCCTTCAATACTGCCAACTCCACTGGCAGTTGTCTTGTATATCTCAACTGAACTTCACCAGTCCTTGAACTGCAATTTATCAAGATTCCACACTGTAGAAACTGCTAGCTAAATATGCTTGGTTGTCTTCTAGCCCTTCTCTTTTTACAATTGGTGAGCCTGAACCTTTGGCTTTGCTTAGAGTCCAAACGTTTGTACAGGCCTCAATGTTAtgaaatggatggatggatgctaggGTTTTAAGGTTGCTCCCATGTCGGTGTTGCCttctgaccagaagaggatggcTCCCCCTTGTTAGTCTTAGTTCCTCAcaagatttcttcctccagctttgagggaggcTTTTCTTTGCTGCTGTCGCCTTTGGCATTTTTTCTTCTGTTAGTTATTGATCTGTTGTCAtattactggattcctgtaaaactgctttgCAATATCACCGGTTGTAAAAAGTGTAGAAGAGAACAGCTATACATTAGAATTTGCTGAAGATTTATGTTGATTGTAGATAATATGCTGATTTTATGTTCAATTAGATAGATTAGAAATTCAACAGAGTCTGAACATTTTGTGAGTCTCAGAACAAATATTACATCTATATGTGGATGCTGGTATGAAAAGGTTTAGGAGCCCCTGGAGGTCTGGTATTTGGCTGTGAAAGCACTTAATGACTTTTTACTTTGTAACTGTAGAATTACCCAGAAAATCTGCAAAaacagtggaattcccctttaccTTGTACTGAAAGTTAAGAACCTTTTCCCCCCTGTGAAAGTTACCATTTCGAGATGCTCAGTTTTgttatgacagcaacaatatggagactggtgtgcatgtgtgcacagGTGTGAATTTAATGGTACTTTTTTTACCCAAGTCCCCGCTGTTTCTAATGCAAACAGTAAGACGGGAGCATTGCGGTTTAAAACGGGCACATGGTTTCTATAATGCTACAACCTGACTGACATGAGAATGCGAGTTCACCAACATATGGGGAccagtgtgtgtgcgcgcaagtgtgcgtgcatgtgtgtatctGAGGGCAATTTTCTGAAAGTACGGTCCGATTCTAGTGCAAATAGTTTGAAGGGAGCAGAGGGGGTTGAAAAAAAATGTCACTCTTCAGGACGCAGCAGTGGCACGAACCCTGCAGCGTCTGCCAGCAAATCTCAGGCAGTGCGTTGGGAGAGGGCGAGAGTGGGGTAATGTAAACGGAGGAAGGAAGGACTGTTTACAGCATAAACATGGGGCGGAAAAAGAATCTGAAGGGGGCACAGgcacacacgtacacatatggatgcccaaaGTCTCGCATCACACACGCATCAAACGCACACAAAGACTGAAGCACCTAGAACTGTGTCAATTGAAATGACGTGAAAGTGCAGGTCAGTCAATGATACTGTTCGGTGAGACAACCATCTATCACATAAACAAGTCAAACTGAAAGTCAAAAGAACCCAAGCAATAAGAGAAGGAAGGGGGAGTGGGTCGGGGAGGGGAATGAGAAAGAACGAAAGTGagaatgaaaaagaagaaaaaaaaagggggtgggggggcaaacagcaaaaacagagTGAAAGGAGTGTCGCTCACCTTCCCCGGTCGGTGACAGAGAAGACGAGTAGGAAGCCCTCCCCTGTTCTCATGTATTGTTCTCTCATGGCCCCAAACTCTTCCTGCCCAGCCGTATCCAGGACTGTCAcattcacacagacagaaggactGCAATGTAACATACTCACTATGTTCTAACTTCTTTTGCTGTGAGCTACCTATAATAAGCACCAGCTCTAAAATAAAACACCATATTctgtacacatatatacatgtaacatatatatatataaattatatatatttatatatatatattatatatatatatatattatatatatatttatatatatattatatatatatatatatataaaaagagaaaaatattcAGGACCATATCATTATATAGTTCACAtgtaacagcaataataataacacacttGTAGCACCCAACCATcaacatggggtaccacagcaactgcttggcaacacctgagcaaccacctgggcTACCACAGCATTTGCCTAGTTACTGCTAAGCAACATCATGGCAAATGTCTAAAACGCCCCAGCAATCTCCTTGCCACAGTGTAGCACCCAACTAGTgtccacttggcaacaccatagcaactacctgggataccatagcatccacctggaAAACTATACCAttcacttagcaaccacctaggaacaccacagcaactaaCTTGGATATAATAGCAAGAACTTAGCAAAACTAGATcagccacctgggacaccatagtaACTCCTTAGAAacatcataacaaccacctagcaataacaaccaccatagcaactacatgGGATACTATATCTTAACACAGCAActataccatagcaagcacttagcaacactatagacACCAcctagcaagcacttagcaacaccataccaacaaTCTGGAAAACTACACCATttacttagcaaccacctagcaaccacctagcaacaccatagcaaccacctaagatactactgcaacaacctagcaaccacttagcaacatcacatCAACTAGCTAGCAGCACCATTAAAACCAcatggaataccacagcaacagcatagtaacaGAATGGTTGGGCAGTTAATGTGGCTTCAACTTATAGGCAGTTGCTAAGCTGTTATTATCCAATACACTGTTTGGCTAATCAATGATTCGTTAAACGGTCCATATTGTACTTTTTGCTCAAGCAATACACTTACTGTCCAGCCGTGCAGGCCTCTCGTCGATCACACACTGCTTTGTGTAGGAGTCTTCGATTGTAGGGTCATAGTCAGTGACGAAGTACGACTAGGGAACaagagaagagacagaaagcACAGTGAATGTTTCATACAGACAGCTGAGCACAAATCCTACCAGGTAAAACTGCCGGCACAGCTCATTCTAACACTTCTGTACTAAATGTAAGAACTGTGTGTCCAAACTGCTGACTGGTTTTCACAGTTTTCACTCTTCTCTCCTTTTGCCAAGTGAGGCCAGTGAATCTGGCAGGAcatgtttgtttctttagttctgCAGTGGAGGCTCATGTCAATAACGGAAGCTTATAAAAGCCCACTAATTATCAGTCAAATCACCACACAGTTGCGTTGAACCACACTAAGGGTTAGATGatctcaaatagacttgcttgtgtggtttctgacactgtatgacacagGCCTGTCTCTCTTTATATAAACATTACAAAATTACGGTGCATAGCTAAGAACAGTAAAAGCAGCTGCCGACTTGACACCTGAACCTGATCAGTAGTTCAGTCTATTTTTGCAGACATTGCTAGaacatacagtgtcagaaacaacACAGGCCTGGTGAATACTTCTGAGGTCATGGGAAAACTGTAAACACAGAAAATCCGTCATTTTGCTCACCGAAGATAATGTGAGTAACAAACAACTGACGGTCACGGAATAACCTGAATGACCGATAGGTAGTTGGGTACTTAGTCGGCGAGTAAGAATCCTGGGTTACTAATTACAgcttgtgggtttgatacccatgTCTGCCAAGCTGCCAATTTTGGGCCTTAAGCAAGGTCTTGAACCCTCTCTGCTGCAGGTGCGCCTTGGCACGCTGACCCTGCACGCTGACCCTGGGTAATCCAAAAATTCACTAAAATGATTGTATTCACCCTTCTTATGACCCGTGATCTCACTCTCAATCTGTTATGTCCACTGTCAGCATAGTAACAGCCTGCTACAACCAGGCCCGACATGTTAATTATGCTTCTGATCTATGGTACAAGATACATGGACATGTCCTCAATACATTTTATTGACCTCAATATTATCCATTTTGCGTACTTAGCATTAAAAACAGTGCTATATTTATCTAGGCCATTAAAGCAATAGTAGTATCTAAAATAGTATCTGAAATTTTATAACACTCAAAATCATAAAAATGCTCTATTTTACTAGTGGGAGAACTGCTCGCCttttagtttttaaacaaaatggaacacacacacacacacacacacacacacacacacacacacaaatatggaTTCAATCTCATGActatctctcattctcttacacacacacacacacacacacacctgctcttcTCTTAGCTCGCTGATATTCAGCCCAATGACTCATGATTCAATGATTCAATGattcatccatctatctctTAAAAagctgttgaagcattttctctGTTAAAGCTTCTATGTCCAAGCTTCGTGGTGTTCGAGGttaaagttctcaaaactacactCTGATAATATAAGAGACAAAGCCGGATTCCTCTAGCTAGTTTATTAGGCACTTTTTGTTCTCCCACCCAAAAATTAAAGGGTGCACAAGCTAGCGCTTTACTTTATATTacaatattgttgtgattaatgtcatattatatatatttatatatatatatatatatatatatatatatatatatatatatatatatatatatatatatatatatatatatttattttttttatatcgaCAACACTACTTATTACAGAAAGGGCTTTCCGTATTTATGAGCAGCACATCTtctctaaactgtgtggctgtattatttatacaaacacaaagatcaggtCGATATGGATGTTAAGACTCAGACTGGATCGGAACATCCTTAGAAATGTGCAATATTATGCTAtgatattatcattatattacTAACATGAAATTATATTTTCCAAGCCAAAAGTCATCATTACAGGCCtgtctacaacacaaacacttttATTTACTGACCAAAACCTCCAGTGAAGCTACCAAGTTTTTATACATAACATTGATGATCCTAAATCTGAAGTTGGTTTCTTCTGGCGATTACTTTGCCCACTGTACCTCTCTGCTATAAATGAATTTTGATACATTTTGGCCAAAACCTTCTCAAAACCATTCTCAAATGATCTCAGTCAGCAGGCAGTTTATCTGTAACCACTTGGAGTAATAAgttctgtgatgtagctttttAGAAGTACAACCATCACAACCATTTAATTATGCCGTAATTTCAGTGACAAATCCGTGGAAAGTTGTCTTCAAGGCTGTCTGAAACAGTTTGTTGCCAATGAAATTACTTAATAATAGGAAAGCAACATAGAAATCCCTGAACTAGGTTACAGGTTAACAGGTAATCAGCCATCTGTacctaaaaacatttttaatttgGGTGTCGCCAAACCCTCCATGACCTCTAAATCACTTACCGCAGGCTTACACTGACAACACAGACCCGGCAGATGGCCTATTTTAGTCATGCCTCTTGTGAAGGAATGAAAAATGGAGGCGAGCTGTAGTGTTTACGGTGCAAACAGTGGGAACGTGTCAGCAAAGCAGCAACAAAGACTGCCTTCTGCCCTTCATTTCGTTTTCAGCAGTTTACCCGTTGAACCCTGTAAACACTTGTCCTTTGCCCAGTCGATCCAAACTCCCTTCATCCTCATCAGCCACATGATTTCCTGCTAATCTATAAACACTGGGGGGGggcatttttcacattttccacATGTTTTGTAGGCCTCTTGTCCCAAGGGGAGGGTAGTTAATATAGCACCAACTTAACTGTATAATCTAAGCTCAAatggggacacacacacacacacactcaaccccAAAGATATATGATCATGAGGGTTAGTGGACTTTGCCCAAATCCTGATACTTTTAAACTTCTAAATCAACGGAAGccgattaaaaaataaataaataaataataataataataataataataataataataataataaataaataaaagtcttGCTCCTCATCCTGCTCCTCATTACCATTCTAGTATTTTGGAGGATTATGGGAGGCGTTTTTGACAGAGTCAAAGTCTGATTAGTAGACACCTATCGGAATTAACAATGCAGAACGTTTGCTGGTACCACAGCGTTCAAACAGACAGAGGTGTGAATCTCACCAcgtttcattttcttttccatTTTTAACTCGCTGTCTGGAACACACACGCTTGTGAACACGCAGAGCTTTTCTGTATGCGGCGTGTGTagtccccccccaccccccagtcacGTTCACTTGCCAGTGTTCAATAATTCATCAGCATACTGCATATGCAGTTCTCGCCTGCTCACTAGCGATAGTAAAGTGAGCGAATCCACCTGCAGCTAACAAGCTAATGTACAGACACCTACTGTTATAATACACCTAGACAGCTTTGTTTTTCCTACAATGTCAGGGCATGGGTTAATCTTTGTTCCATATGTATTCTATATACGTATAACTAGGTGGATACCCTTCAACATATTTCTGTGGTATTAGCAGCACCATACTTTCAATATTAATTACttaatcttttattttctttttttgatagTCAAGACAAGCTCCCACCTGGTAGCTAGGCCTCACCTGTTAAAGGCTATCATGCGCATCCACAGAGACACATGAATTGGCAATGCCATCCTTCTAAACTGATCTCAGCGTAACATCATTTGACAGGACCAACACGTTTGGAGTAGAGCACTTACTGTCTATTCTCTTAGATCAAGAAAGAGATGTACTGAGGTTTGGAAAAAGTTCAGTACAATTGGCGGGGATAGGGGTCATTATCTTTGCCCAATGTTCGACTTTCAGACGTTTCACACGGAAAGAGTGGAAATACAGTCAGTATTCTAAACGAGAGGAGGGAGAAGAGCGGGAGGGGCGGGCAAACAAGACaacagttaccatagcaatactcctAAAGCTGTACAGTTCCTACAATTTCATGCAAACCCAACGGCTCACAGCTTGAACGTGTACCTAGTGCGCATACCGTATAGTCCATACAATTGCATTTACCAAACCGGGAACCCCATACCGTGGCTGTTCACGACACCCCTACCGAGTGATGGGTGGTGAGGGAGGGCCAGACTACACACCCAGAGTGTGAGCTCTTATGCCTTCTTGGacttgccactgctggtagggTAAAGACCAGCATGTGCTAATttcatgtaaagccagccaaccTCTTTTTTAAAATCACCACTAATGCGACATTACTGCACAGCTAAACTCGTTTTGAGGAGAACATTAACCGTCGATTCTGTTATGTCAGCACTGTCTAGTACCAGGCTGATAATTGTTAATGAGGTCagcattataatatatacaatatttattggTATGTTGGTTAAcagaacacaggtttggttgctgatgtctctgtgaactccagccaCTGTATGAATTCTACAGTACtaccaccagcagctcacatGATTTCCTCGATAAACTAGATGTTGGATGGAAACAGTAAATACTGGGCTTTCTCAAGGAGAGCTTTGGAACTTAACGAACActcttgtttgtatttatttggacaTTATAAATGAAGGCTTAGTGCCCAGAAAAAAAGCTATTTACATGATGAGGTTGTTTTTTAGAAGACATCTGCAGAGTAAAGCACACCAGAGCACCACTTCTGAGACAGAGCGAAAGTGACGCATTGGTGAGCAAGTGTGAAGGAGAATTCCGGAACACGATGACATCACTTTTCAGTCAGAGCTGATCAGGGCTGGACGCCTCTCGGGGTCAGCGCTCTCCACTCAAGGCCATTTTAACatgcgtgcgcacacacatcCACCCTATCAAGTGGACGCTGTGTTAAAAGGCACGTGGAGAATCTACT is part of the Salminus brasiliensis chromosome 17, fSalBra1.hap2, whole genome shotgun sequence genome and encodes:
- the rras2 gene encoding ras-related protein R-Ras2 isoform X1, with product MAGWKDGSVQEKYRLVVVGGGGVGKSALTIQFIQSYFVTDYDPTIEDSYTKQCVIDERPARLDILDTAGQEEFGAMREQYMRTGEGFLLVFSVTDRGSFEEIYKFQRQILRVKDRDEFPMILVGNKADLEQQRQVNQDEGQQLARQLKVTYMEASAKIRMNVDQAFHELVRVIRKFQEQECPPSPEPTRKEKDKSGCHCVIV
- the rras2 gene encoding ras-related protein R-Ras2 isoform X2 — encoded protein: MREQYMRTGEGFLLVFSVTDRGSFEEIYKFQRQILRVKDRDEFPMILVGNKADLEQQRQVNQDEGQQLARQLKVTYMEASAKIRMNVDQAFHELVRVIRKFQEQECPPSPEPTRKEKDKSGCHCVIV